A DNA window from Oncorhynchus tshawytscha isolate Ot180627B linkage group LG13, Otsh_v2.0, whole genome shotgun sequence contains the following coding sequences:
- the mturn gene encoding maturin, with protein sequence MEFKQLVEVAEKWCSSVPFDLIFAEEDDERRLDFYAEPGISFYVLCPDNMTGGTENFHVWSESEDCLPFLQLAQDYISSCGKKTLLEVLDKVFTSFRPLLGLPDIDDETFEQYHAGMEEEPEPDHQQMGVSQQ encoded by the exons atggagtttAAGCAGCTGGTGGAGGTGGCGGAGAAATGGTGTTCGTCTGTTCCGTTCGATCTGATCTTTGCggaggaggatgatgagaggagactggACTTCTACGCAGAACCGGGAATCTCCTTCTATGTCCTTTGTCCCGATAACATGACGGGAGGGACCGAGAATttc caTGTATGGAGTGAGAGTGAGGACTGCCTGCCGTTCCTACAGCTAGCCCAGGACTACATCTCCTCCTGCGGGAAGAAAACACTGCTAGAGGTCTTGGACAAAGTCTTCACTTCCTTTAGACCT ttgctgGGTCTACCAGACATAGATGATGAGACGTTTGAGCAGTACCATGCAGGCATGGAGGAGGAACCAGAGCCGGACCACCAGCAGATGGGAGTCAGCCAGCAGTGA
- the LOC112265880 gene encoding E3 ubiquitin-protein ligase znrf2-like produces the protein MGVRQSSPVAESRTRAYSSPVEPSGSSTTPGFRYTASPGGPRIRYTGGTQPSSYHQTGMSIPHGGRSSRLDQGETDGERGGEHQMMIGSLPLHLSPHLLGGFLCPVCSKFVASDVMEIHLIMCLTKSRLRYNEDVLVKDSGECAICLDEMEQGHTISRLPCLCIYHKGCIDEWFEVNRSCPEHPLD, from the exons ATGGGTGTCAGGCAGAGTAGCCCCGTGGCTGAGAGTCGAACCCGGGCGTATTCTAGCCCTGTTGAACCCTCTGGAAGCAGCACTACCCCAGGGTTCAGATACACAGCCAGTCCTGGCGGCCCCAGAATTCGCTACACCGGAGGGACCCAACCCAGCTCCTaccaccag ACAGGGATGAGTATACCACATGGTGGCCGGAGCAGCCGTCTGGACCAGggggagacagatggggagagaggaggagaacaccaGATGATGATTGGCTCTCTACCACTTCACCTGTCCCCTCACCTACTGGGAG GCTTTCTCTGTCCTGTGTGCAGTAAGTTTGTGGCGTCAGATGTGATGGAGATCCATCTGATCATGTGTCTCACCAAATCACGACTCCGCTACAACG AGGATGTTCTGGTGAAAGATAGTGGGGAGTGTGCCATCTGTCTAGACGAGATGGAGCAGGGACACACCATCTCTAGActcccctgtctctgtatatACCACAAAGg gtgTATAGACGAGTGGTTTGAGGTGAATCGTTCGTGTCCAGAGCACCCCTTGGATTAA